The genomic segment GCCGCCGCGTAAAGCCAACATTCTCCAGATCGTTGTGCTTGCCGCCCGCGCGCACGCACTTCTGCGATGTAGTCGCGCGGTTGTACTCGCGCTTCTCCGCGCCAAGGAAGACATCCTTGAACTGGTTCATTCCAGCATTGGTAAACAGCAGCGTCGGATCATTGGCCGGCACCAGCGAAGAAGAGTGCACCCTCCGGTGCCCCTTCGTCTCAAAAAAGCGCAGAAATAGCTCGCGTACTTCGTTCCCTGTGCGATATTGCATGGCTTTTTCAGTGTAAACTCGACGGCTCCGCCAGGAGTCCCCGCGTTGGCAGCCTCACTCAGATCCCGTGTCCTGCGCACTCTCGCCCAGATTGTCAAGCTGGCTCAGCGCCTCGTCCGGCACATCCCACTGCCGCAGAATCCGGTAGATTACGTCCGTCGCGAACCCCGCCGCCACCAGCCGCCGCATCACCCGCGCCGTCGCCTTCTCGTCCTCCGGCTTCCGGATCCGCTTGCGCTCCAGATACTGCCGCGCAAGAGCCTCCTCGTCCGTCCCGGCATAGCGCGCCTCGATCGTCTCCTCGACGATCCGAGCCGCCACGCCCTTCTGCTGCAGCTTCTGCCGCACCGTCCGCTGCCCCAGCTTCTCATTCTCCTGCCGCAGGCGCGTAAACGTTTCAGCGTAGGACTTGTCGTCGAGGTAACCGTACTCCTTGAGCCGCATCACCACCGCAGCAACCACGGCAGCGCCCGCCTCCCCCGGCTCCACGCGCCGATGCATCAGCCGGCGCAGCTCCACCTCCGTGCGCATCCGCCGACCCAGCGCCTTCACGGCATACTCATACAGCCCCGCCTCATTCAACGGAGCGCGCGCCTTCTTCGGCCTGGAACTGAATGACATAGCCGTCGCCTGGATTCAGACCGACGCCCGGGTGTGCTGCATCGCCTCAGGCTCGGCGAGCTGCTCAAGCGCGAGCGACTTGGCCTTCACCCGGATGGTCACAAAATCGCCGGAGCCCTCATGCAGCCCGGCGAGAACCAGCTCCACTCCCTGAGCGGAGCGCAGCGAAACGGGGAGGGTGTTTTCGTCGGGGCAGTCGGAGCAGTCGGCGTCGATCGTGTCCGCGGTGAAGGTGCCCTCCATCAGCCAGCTCGGCAGATTGGGGGAATCGACCGTGAGCGCCGCGCCGTCAAGCACCAGCCGGATCTCCTGGCGGTAGAGGATGGGGGGCAGCTCCTGGGCGGATCGTTCGGTTTCCACCCGGACAGCGCGCAGCTTGATGGAGACGCGCTCTGCATCCTGCTCGATGGACTCAAGAAGGCTGTCGTTGAACTCGTAGAACTTCAGCATGGGTGCGCTCCCGCCTTTCGAAAAGGTACCTCAAGCATACCCGCCGCTCAGACCAGCCTCAAACTGATCCCTGATCACTGACCACTGGCTTTGGTCCACTTGTCCACCCACGCATTCACCGTCTTGTACCAGAGCTGCGAGTTCTGCGGCTTCAGCACCCAGTGCCCCTCGTCCGGGAAGTACAGCATCTGGCTCGGCACATGCCTCAGTTGCAGCGTATCGAAGAGTTGCAGCCCCTCGCTCACATCCAGCCGGTAGTCGAGCTGCCCATGCACCACCAGCGTCGGCGTCTTGAAATTCTTCGCATAGAGCGACGGCGACCACTTTCGGAACGGGTTCTCCGAGTCTGGCTTCCCGTAGTAGTCCCACGGCGCGCCCTTGAACTCCCACGTATTGAACCAGTCCTCCTCGGTCGATCCAAACGCCGACTCGGCATTGAACATCCCATCGTGGCTCACGATGCACTTGAAGCGGTCCGTGTGCCCCAGCACCCAGTTCGCCATATACCCGCCGTAGCTCGCCCCCAGCGCGCACTCCCGCGTCTTGTCGATGAACGGATAGTGCTGCTCGGCATAGTCGAGCCCGGTCATCAGGTCGGTATACGGCTTGCCGCCCCAGTCGCCGTTCACGCCATCAACAACCGCCTGCCCGTACCCCGTCGAC from the Occallatibacter riparius genome contains:
- a CDS encoding regulatory protein RecX, yielding MSFSSRPKKARAPLNEAGLYEYAVKALGRRMRTEVELRRLMHRRVEPGEAGAAVVAAVVMRLKEYGYLDDKSYAETFTRLRQENEKLGQRTVRQKLQQKGVAARIVEETIEARYAGTDEEALARQYLERKRIRKPEDEKATARVMRRLVAAGFATDVIYRILRQWDVPDEALSQLDNLGESAQDTGSE